Proteins from one Salmo salar chromosome ssa07, Ssal_v3.1, whole genome shotgun sequence genomic window:
- the LOC106608882 gene encoding INO80 complex subunit B isoform X1 produces the protein MGKRKDMIHPRFILGDGDHVGLHSLHKRKHKKHKKKHHRDNGHSSYSEALESDSGIVVKPPTQLRLKIKLGGQTLGTKSVPTFTVVPGVARSQCPLMIEDDDDDSDDDKPSEGVPLEQYRAWLGECKDEDSNLDPFPLPDSDSPGKPVDEEEKWLDALEKGELDDNGELKKEIDESLLTARQKALLHKQQNQPLLELPMGYKEKEMTTEMMQKREECARKRRLQAARKAEEDKNQTIDRLTKTSKAKIKGMRERKSKQAQCPMVRYCDSAQGMGISFPTGVLAPTPASLCPPPLAPVGCGINGCSNLKRYSCSKTGIPLCSLDCYKKNLVLVVESAA, from the exons ATGGGGAAAAGGAAAGACATGATCCACCCAAGGTTTATTTTAG GTGATGGAGACCATGTGGGCTTACACAGCCTGCATAAGAGGAAACACAAAAAGCACAAGAAGAAGCATCACCGAGACAATGGGCACAGCTCCTACTCCGAGGCCCTGGAGTCAGACTCTGGGATTGTGGTCAAGCCCCCCACACAGCTCAGACTCAAGATCAAACTGGGAGGCCAAACACTTGGGACAAAAAG TGTGCCAACGTTCACTGTGGTCCCTGGTGTAGCCCGCTCCCAGTGTCCTCTAATGATCGAGGACGACGATGACGACTCTGATGATGATAAACCTTCTGAGGGTGTTCCACTTGAGCAGTACCGGGCCTGGCTTGGTGAGTGCAAAG ATGAGGACAGTAACCTGGACCCGTTTCCTCTGCCGGACTCAGACTCCCCGGGTAAGCCGGTGGACGAGGAGGAGAAGTGGCTGGACGCCCTGGAGAAAGGAGAGCTGGACGACAACGGAGAGCTGAAGAAGGAGATCGATGAGTCCCTGCTCACAGCCAGACAG AAAGCCCTCCTGCACAAGCAGCAAAACCAGCCCCTCCTGGAGCTGCCCATGGGCTACAAGGAGAAGGAGATGACCACCGAGATGATgcagaagagagaggagtgtgccCGCAAGAGGCGCCTGCAGGCGGCCAGGAAGGCAGAGGAGGACAAGAACCAGACCATCGATAGGCTCACCAAGACCTCCAAGGCCAAGATCAAGGGTATGAGGGAGCGTAAGTCCAAGCAGGCCCAGTGTCCCATGGTCCGCTACTGTGACTCAGCCCAGGGAATGGGGATTTCGTTCCCAACAGGGGTGCTTGCCCCGACCCCGGCTTCCCTGTGCCCCCCTCCCCTGGCACCGGTAGGCTGCGGGATAAACGGGTGCAGTAATCTGAAGAGGTACTCGTGCTCCAAGACTGGGATCCCTCTCTGTAGTCTGGACTGCTACAAGAAGAATCTGGTCCTTGTTGTGGAGAGTGCCGCTTGA
- the LOC106608882 gene encoding INO80 complex subunit B isoform X2: MGKRKDMIHPRFILGDGDHVGLHSLHKRKHKKHKKKHHRDNGHSSYSEALESDSGIVVKPPTQLRLKIKLGGQTLGTKSVPTFTVVPGVARSQCPLMIEDDDDDSDDDKPSEGVPLEQYRAWLDEDSNLDPFPLPDSDSPGKPVDEEEKWLDALEKGELDDNGELKKEIDESLLTARQKALLHKQQNQPLLELPMGYKEKEMTTEMMQKREECARKRRLQAARKAEEDKNQTIDRLTKTSKAKIKGMRERKSKQAQCPMVRYCDSAQGMGISFPTGVLAPTPASLCPPPLAPVGCGINGCSNLKRYSCSKTGIPLCSLDCYKKNLVLVVESAA; the protein is encoded by the exons ATGGGGAAAAGGAAAGACATGATCCACCCAAGGTTTATTTTAG GTGATGGAGACCATGTGGGCTTACACAGCCTGCATAAGAGGAAACACAAAAAGCACAAGAAGAAGCATCACCGAGACAATGGGCACAGCTCCTACTCCGAGGCCCTGGAGTCAGACTCTGGGATTGTGGTCAAGCCCCCCACACAGCTCAGACTCAAGATCAAACTGGGAGGCCAAACACTTGGGACAAAAAG TGTGCCAACGTTCACTGTGGTCCCTGGTGTAGCCCGCTCCCAGTGTCCTCTAATGATCGAGGACGACGATGACGACTCTGATGATGATAAACCTTCTGAGGGTGTTCCACTTGAGCAGTACCGGGCCTGGCTTG ATGAGGACAGTAACCTGGACCCGTTTCCTCTGCCGGACTCAGACTCCCCGGGTAAGCCGGTGGACGAGGAGGAGAAGTGGCTGGACGCCCTGGAGAAAGGAGAGCTGGACGACAACGGAGAGCTGAAGAAGGAGATCGATGAGTCCCTGCTCACAGCCAGACAG AAAGCCCTCCTGCACAAGCAGCAAAACCAGCCCCTCCTGGAGCTGCCCATGGGCTACAAGGAGAAGGAGATGACCACCGAGATGATgcagaagagagaggagtgtgccCGCAAGAGGCGCCTGCAGGCGGCCAGGAAGGCAGAGGAGGACAAGAACCAGACCATCGATAGGCTCACCAAGACCTCCAAGGCCAAGATCAAGGGTATGAGGGAGCGTAAGTCCAAGCAGGCCCAGTGTCCCATGGTCCGCTACTGTGACTCAGCCCAGGGAATGGGGATTTCGTTCCCAACAGGGGTGCTTGCCCCGACCCCGGCTTCCCTGTGCCCCCCTCCCCTGGCACCGGTAGGCTGCGGGATAAACGGGTGCAGTAATCTGAAGAGGTACTCGTGCTCCAAGACTGGGATCCCTCTCTGTAGTCTGGACTGCTACAAGAAGAATCTGGTCCTTGTTGTGGAGAGTGCCGCTTGA
- the aadat gene encoding kynurenine/alpha-aminoadipate aminotransferase, mitochondrial: MNYARFLTAVSAARKPSPIRMLTEIQQRSPPSMISLAAGAPNPNTFPFQSCSIQVKNGDMLTFDETMMKRALQYSSSSGIPELLTWMKNLQKNLHNPPTANYSAEKGQMDMCVTTGSQEGLCKVFEMLVNPGDNVLLDAPTYSGTLAALQPLGCNLINVPSDQHGMIPGGLKEVLSRWDPADVHKPHSTVPRVLYTIPNGGNPTGASMTTQRKREVYELARQYDLLIIEDDPYYFLQFDKPWAPTFLSMDVDGRIIRTDSFSKILSSGLRIGFVTGPKPLVDRVVLHIQASTMHTSTFTQLMVSQLLHGWGQEGFLNHIDGVIEFYRTQRDAMLSSADKWLKDVAEWHSPAAGMFLWIKVKGVADTQKLIMEKAMEKEVLLVPGGVFMINSSDPCSYVRAAFSLSTPQQIDEAFKRLSALIKESL, from the exons ATGAACTACGCTCGGTTTTTGACAGCTGTCAGTGCAGCTCGGAAGCCCTCACCTATCCGAATGTTAA CTGAGATCCAGCAAAGGTCACCCCCATCCATGATCTCCTTGGCCGCAGGGGCTCCCAACCCCAACACGTTCCCCTtccagtcctgctccatccaGGTGAAGAACGGGGATATGCTCACCTTCGACGAGACCATGATGAAGAGGGCTCTGCAGTACTCTTCCTCCAGCGG AATCCCGGAGCTGTTGACTTGGATGAAGAACCTTCAGAAGAACCTTCACAACCCTCCTACAGCCAACTACAGCGCTGAGAAGGGCCAGATGGACATGTGTGTTACTACAGGCAGCCAAGAGGGTCTCTGCAAG GTGTTTGAAATGCTTGTAAATCCTGGAGATAACGTTCTTCTGGACGCCCCCACGTACTCTGGAACGCTCGCTGCA CTCCAGCCATTGGGATGTAACCTGATCAATGTGCCCAGTGATCAGCACGGTATGATCCCGGGTGGGCTGAAGGAGGTCCTGTCCCGCTGGGACCCGGCAGATGTCCACAAGCCACACAGCACCGTACCCAGGGTCCTCTACACAATCCCCAATGGAGGAAACCCCACCGGGGCCTCCATGACCAcccagaggaagagggaggtctaCGAG CTTGCCAGGCAGTATGACCTCCTTATTATTGAGGACGACCCCTATTACTTCCTACAgtttgacaag cCTTGGGCTCCCACATTTCTCTCCATGGACGTTGACGGGAGAATCATCAGGACAGACTCCTTCTCAAAGATCCTGTCATCAGG GCTGAGGATAGGCTTCGTGACTGGGCCCAAGCCACTGGTGGACAGAGTGGTACTCCACATTCAGGCTTCTACAATGCATACCAGCACCTTCACACAG ctcaTGGTGTCCCAGCTGCTGCATGGCTGGGGTCAAGAAGGCTTCCTCAACCACATAGATGG AGTGATTGAGTTTTACAGAACACAGAGAGATGCCATGCTCTCCTCTGCAGACAAGTGGCTCAAAG atgtggcaGAGTGGCACTCCCCAGCTGCAGGCATGTTCCTGTGGATCAAGGTGAAGGGCGTCGCAGACACCCAGAAGCTGATCATGGAGAAGGCTATGGAGAAGGAG GTGCTGCTGGTCCCTGGAGGTGTATTCATGATCAACAGCTCAGACCCGTGTTCTTATGTCAGAGCGGCCTTCTCCCTCTCCACACCGCAACAGATCGACGAg GCTTTCAAGAGGCTCTCTGCACtcatcaaggaatctttgtgA